In Candidatus Krumholzibacteriia bacterium, one genomic interval encodes:
- a CDS encoding class I SAM-dependent methyltransferase: protein MQEGPIVIRFRRNAVVLALALLSLATLTAVSPAQDNHGSGDHQHNDDATIEHRFNDADAWAERFESPARDAWQLPDSVVATLATRKDMRIADIGSATGYFPVRFARACPDGFVIGADIEPGMIQYLNDRARREGLANLVSVLAAPDDPHLPMPVDLVFICDTYHHINNRVDYFTRLKEQLRPGGRVAIVDFRPASSLGPPHKLAPEVVESEMKNAGFDIAERHDFLPEQYLLVFVVASRD from the coding sequence ATGCAAGAAGGACCAATCGTCATTCGTTTCCGTCGGAACGCCGTGGTGCTTGCCCTGGCACTGCTGTCCCTGGCCACACTGACCGCCGTGTCACCCGCCCAGGACAACCATGGCAGCGGCGATCACCAGCACAATGACGATGCAACCATCGAGCACCGATTCAACGACGCGGACGCCTGGGCCGAGCGATTCGAGAGCCCGGCGCGCGACGCCTGGCAGCTTCCGGACAGCGTCGTCGCCACACTCGCCACGCGGAAGGACATGCGGATCGCCGACATCGGATCCGCCACCGGTTATTTTCCCGTTCGTTTTGCCCGCGCGTGCCCGGACGGGTTCGTAATCGGCGCGGACATCGAGCCCGGCATGATCCAGTACCTCAATGACAGGGCACGCCGGGAGGGGTTGGCCAATCTGGTCAGTGTGCTGGCCGCACCCGATGATCCACATCTCCCCATGCCCGTGGACCTGGTGTTCATCTGCGACACCTATCATCACATCAACAATCGCGTGGACTATTTCACGCGCCTCAAGGAACAACTGCGCCCCGGCGGGCGGGTGGCCATCGTGGACTTCCGCCCCGCATCCAGTCTCGGGCCTCCGCACAAACTCGCTCCCGAGGTCGTCGAATCGGAGATGAAGAACGCCGGGTTCGACATTGCCGAGCGGCACGATTTCCTGCCGGAACAGTACCTCCTGGTATTTGTCGTGGCGTCCCGGGATTAG
- a CDS encoding glycosyl hydrolase family 17 protein produces MSDSHATGSGLGIEFGNAICYSGYREGQSPLTRTYPSYDEIREDLRILDQHWQYLRLYDCTRHAELVLEVIRDEGLDLRVMLGADMRAEQSNPNCPWGAEFDEAQLIANRSANDEEIDRMIALANRCPDIVFAVSVGNEATVDWTDHMVPVERLLGFVRRIRQTVKQPVTLCDNYAPWIEKLAPLAAELDFISIHSYPVWEFHTVEGALEYTRQNYRAVADRYPGKTVIITEAGWTTKSNGRGIEPWNASEEFQAQYYGQLIDWSNERGVLTFVFEAFDEPWKGSPDPMEPEKHWGVFTVDRKPKLVMQELFAHMQPRRPTGKARR; encoded by the coding sequence ATGTCTGACAGCCACGCCACCGGGAGCGGACTCGGCATCGAGTTCGGCAACGCCATCTGCTATTCGGGCTACCGCGAGGGCCAGTCGCCGTTGACCCGGACATATCCGTCCTACGATGAAATTCGGGAAGACCTGCGCATCCTCGACCAGCACTGGCAGTACCTGCGGCTGTACGACTGCACCCGGCACGCCGAGCTGGTACTGGAAGTGATACGCGACGAGGGACTGGACCTCCGGGTGATGCTGGGCGCCGACATGCGCGCCGAACAGAGCAACCCCAACTGTCCATGGGGTGCCGAGTTTGACGAGGCGCAGCTGATTGCGAACCGGAGCGCCAACGACGAAGAAATCGATCGTATGATCGCGCTCGCGAACCGCTGCCCCGACATAGTCTTCGCGGTATCGGTGGGCAACGAGGCCACGGTGGACTGGACCGATCACATGGTGCCGGTGGAGCGCCTGCTTGGATTCGTGCGGCGTATCCGGCAGACCGTCAAGCAGCCCGTGACCTTGTGCGACAACTATGCGCCGTGGATTGAGAAGCTCGCGCCACTCGCCGCCGAGCTCGACTTCATTTCAATCCACAGCTACCCGGTCTGGGAGTTCCATACCGTGGAGGGTGCGCTCGAATACACGCGGCAGAACTACCGCGCGGTTGCCGACCGCTACCCCGGCAAGACCGTCATCATTACCGAAGCGGGCTGGACCACCAAATCCAACGGCCGTGGTATCGAACCTTGGAACGCATCCGAGGAGTTCCAGGCACAGTACTATGGTCAGTTGATAGACTGGAGTAACGAGCGCGGCGTCCTGACGTTTGTATTCGAGGCGTTCGACGAACCCTGGAAGGGCTCCCCTGATCCCATGGAACCCGAGAAACACTGGGGCGTCTTCACGGTGGACCGGAAACCCAAACTCGTGATGCAGGAACTGTTCGCACACATGCAGCCCCGGCGCCCCACGGGAAAAGCGCGGAGATAG
- a CDS encoding glycosyl hydrolase family 17 protein — protein MSRADKVALFHRILQQKIHGISFSPYIDGQAPGSEIGEAQIRERLSIIRPCVHWIRTFSCVAGNQATPRIAHQMGLKTMVGVSLSDDRDANEKELANGIEVARAGHADILAVGNENLLRRDLPVDELIGYIQRAKDAVPGVPVSYVDAYFLFEDHPAVAGACDLLLVNCYPFWEGYAAEHALQYMREMYRRAVRVANGKPVIISETGWPTIGSAFGAAVPSNDNALEYFIGAYQWAAQEGIGIFYFSSFDESWKVGAEGDVGAYWGLWDKDGNLKHV, from the coding sequence TTGTCCCGGGCCGACAAAGTCGCCCTCTTCCACAGGATTCTGCAGCAGAAAATCCACGGAATTTCTTTCAGCCCATATATTGACGGGCAGGCGCCCGGCAGCGAAATCGGCGAGGCGCAAATACGCGAAAGACTGTCCATCATCCGGCCCTGCGTGCACTGGATTCGGACCTTCTCCTGTGTCGCGGGCAACCAGGCCACGCCCCGTATCGCCCACCAGATGGGGTTGAAGACCATGGTCGGCGTGAGCCTCTCCGACGACCGGGACGCCAACGAAAAGGAACTCGCGAACGGCATCGAGGTCGCGCGGGCCGGACATGCCGACATTCTCGCGGTTGGCAATGAGAACCTGCTGCGCCGCGATCTGCCCGTGGACGAACTGATCGGCTACATCCAGCGCGCGAAGGATGCCGTGCCGGGTGTACCCGTGAGTTACGTCGACGCGTACTTCCTGTTTGAAGACCATCCGGCGGTTGCCGGGGCCTGCGATCTCCTGCTGGTCAACTGCTACCCCTTCTGGGAGGGCTACGCCGCGGAGCACGCGCTGCAGTACATGCGCGAGATGTACCGGCGTGCCGTCCGGGTGGCCAATGGCAAACCGGTCATCATCAGCGAAACCGGGTGGCCAACCATCGGCTCTGCATTCGGGGCTGCGGTACCGTCCAATGACAACGCACTCGAGTACTTCATCGGGGCGTACCAGTGGGCGGCACAGGAGGGCATCGGAATCTTTTATTTCTCGTCGTTCGACGAATCCTGGAAGGTCGGCGCCGAGGGGGACGTGGGCGCCTACTGGGGGCTGTGGGACAAGGATGGAAACCTGAAACATGTCTGA
- a CDS encoding MFS transporter, which yields MSQAPHSTTAPEDRIPFRQKLAYGGGAFVNNLLAAASGGMMIVLNLGLGMDPRMVGLLGALPRLTDALTDPMMGFISDHTTTRWGRRRPYIFWGAIAAAILFALLWQLPEGRSQTFYFTYFLVGSIVFYMGYTVFATPWVALGYELTPDYNERTRLMGVQNFIGQLAYVVSPWFLWIMTYKAFFSNQIEGAAGLSIIIAVVVVVFGVLPAILLRERLKDVAAAEKNEALSGSFGSALLRNLVGFFKGFGVTVSSGPFLKLCVATFMVFNGFILISSFQFYVIIYYVTAGNQNLGAKYAGYAGTVGAVSTFLVIILVTWLGTRIGKRRAFFVSTGLSMIGYALKWVCYNPNMPILVVLPAPLLAFGLGGLFTLMPSMVADVVDVDELKTHERREGMFGSIFWWVVKLGMSAALLGGGYLLNATGFEVGLEGHQSPRTIILMRLCDILIPIVTSGIAIWVVAKYPITEARAREVRQELERRRGAAGAIPA from the coding sequence ATGAGCCAGGCGCCGCATTCCACGACCGCACCTGAAGACCGCATCCCGTTTCGACAAAAGCTCGCGTACGGCGGCGGAGCCTTCGTCAACAACCTGCTGGCGGCGGCCAGCGGCGGGATGATGATCGTCCTCAATCTGGGGTTGGGAATGGACCCGCGCATGGTCGGGCTCCTGGGTGCGTTGCCGCGGCTGACCGACGCGCTGACCGATCCGATGATGGGCTTCATCTCGGACCACACCACGACGCGGTGGGGCAGAAGACGGCCGTACATCTTCTGGGGCGCAATCGCCGCCGCGATCCTGTTCGCGCTGTTGTGGCAACTGCCCGAGGGCCGCAGCCAGACCTTCTACTTCACGTACTTCCTCGTGGGATCCATTGTCTTCTACATGGGATACACGGTGTTCGCGACACCGTGGGTCGCGCTGGGTTACGAGCTCACGCCCGACTACAACGAACGGACGCGTCTGATGGGGGTGCAGAACTTCATCGGCCAGCTGGCCTACGTGGTATCCCCGTGGTTCCTGTGGATCATGACCTACAAGGCGTTCTTCTCCAACCAGATCGAAGGCGCCGCCGGCCTCTCGATCATCATCGCGGTCGTGGTGGTTGTGTTTGGCGTGCTGCCCGCGATACTCCTGCGCGAACGCCTCAAGGATGTCGCCGCCGCCGAGAAGAACGAGGCCTTGAGCGGCTCTTTCGGCAGCGCTCTACTTCGCAACCTGGTGGGTTTCTTCAAGGGATTCGGCGTCACGGTCTCATCGGGACCGTTCTTGAAGCTCTGCGTGGCCACGTTCATGGTCTTCAACGGCTTCATCCTGATCTCGTCATTTCAGTTCTACGTGATCATCTACTACGTGACAGCCGGCAATCAGAACCTCGGCGCCAAGTACGCGGGTTATGCCGGCACGGTGGGTGCGGTCTCCACGTTTCTGGTGATCATCCTGGTAACCTGGCTGGGAACCAGAATCGGCAAGCGGCGTGCGTTCTTCGTGTCGACCGGACTCTCGATGATCGGGTATGCCCTCAAGTGGGTATGCTACAACCCGAACATGCCGATCCTCGTGGTCCTGCCGGCGCCGTTGCTCGCGTTTGGCCTTGGCGGATTGTTCACGCTCATGCCGTCGATGGTCGCGGATGTGGTCGATGTTGATGAACTCAAGACGCACGAGCGCCGCGAGGGCATGTTCGGCTCGATATTCTGGTGGGTGGTGAAGCTTGGCATGTCCGCGGCGCTGCTGGGCGGCGGCTACCTGTTGAACGCGACCGGATTCGAAGTCGGACTGGAGGGACACCAGTCGCCTCGCACGATCATCCTCATGCGTCTGTGTGACATCTTGATTCCCATCGTCACTTCCGGTATCGCGATCTGGGTGGTGGCAAAGTACCCGATTACGGAAGCGCGCGCGCGCGAGGTCAGGCAGGAACTCGAGCGTCGCAGAGGCGCCGCGGGGGCAATCCCCGCCTAG